One genomic window of Hymenobacter sp. J193 includes the following:
- a CDS encoding RND family transporter: MLTTAAGFLALVSSPMAILRTFGGFAALGIVLCLFFTFLLGALLLPGYRGQPRATMQAAGSLARIYTWVEAHPRQLTALALVLTVAAAFGALRLRADTYTLGYFPDDHAAVRDHAAMQRTWGAYMPLELLIEPRPGHTLHEAAVVQAAVAFADSARTLRGVGRVTGFHTLYLAGLETVVPASRARAALGSQSLLNRVHARLVPDYPQLTRQFIDEQSGTGRITVAGPMLSARELTAKSEALLRMARNTLGPVAVVRAAGYQPLYARIVDYVTRSQASSLGWSAVVIFGLVWWFVGSFRLALLTLAPNLLPVLLLLGFMGWAGIALDTATASIAAIVLSLCTDDTVHFVHHYQQLRRQKLTPAAARFATITHVGPTILLSSGVLFVGYLAMTLASLKTVMLFGLLTAGSVVAAFYAELLVFPLLLARFDREESSEAVETEAEVVR, from the coding sequence ATGCTCACCACGGCCGCCGGCTTTCTAGCGTTGGTTTCCAGCCCCATGGCTATTCTGCGCACGTTCGGAGGCTTCGCGGCCCTGGGCATTGTGCTGTGTTTGTTTTTTACGTTTCTGCTGGGTGCCCTGCTGCTGCCTGGCTACCGGGGCCAGCCCCGCGCCACCATGCAGGCGGCGGGCAGCCTGGCGCGTATCTATACCTGGGTGGAAGCCCACCCGCGCCAACTCACGGCCCTGGCACTGGTGCTTACGGTGGCTGCCGCCTTTGGCGCGCTCCGGCTGCGGGCCGATACCTACACGCTGGGCTATTTCCCCGACGACCACGCGGCTGTGCGGGACCACGCCGCCATGCAGCGCACCTGGGGCGCCTACATGCCGCTGGAGTTGCTGATAGAGCCCCGCCCCGGCCACACCCTGCACGAAGCCGCCGTGGTGCAGGCGGCGGTGGCCTTTGCCGACTCGGCCCGCACGCTACGGGGCGTGGGCCGGGTGACGGGCTTCCACACGCTCTACCTCGCGGGGCTGGAAACGGTAGTGCCCGCCAGCCGGGCGCGGGCGGCCCTGGGCAGCCAAAGCCTGCTCAACCGCGTACACGCCCGCCTCGTCCCCGATTACCCCCAGCTTACCCGACAGTTTATCGACGAGCAATCCGGCACGGGGCGTATTACGGTAGCCGGTCCCATGCTTTCGGCGCGGGAGCTCACAGCCAAGTCGGAGGCGCTGCTGCGCATGGCGCGTAATACGCTGGGGCCCGTGGCCGTGGTGCGGGCGGCTGGCTACCAGCCGCTCTACGCCCGCATCGTTGACTACGTAACCCGCTCCCAGGCCAGCAGCCTGGGGTGGTCGGCGGTGGTGATATTCGGGCTGGTGTGGTGGTTTGTGGGCAGCTTCCGGCTGGCCCTGCTCACGCTGGCGCCCAACCTGCTGCCGGTGCTTTTGCTGCTGGGATTCATGGGCTGGGCCGGTATTGCCCTCGACACGGCCACGGCCAGCATTGCCGCCATCGTACTCAGCCTCTGCACCGACGACACCGTGCATTTCGTGCATCACTACCAGCAGCTGCGCCGCCAAAAGCTCACCCCGGCGGCAGCGCGCTTCGCTACCATCACCCACGTAGGGCCTACTATTCTGCTGTCCAGCGGGGTACTGTTCGTTGGCTACCTGGCCATGACGCTGGCTTCGCTGAAAACGGTAATGCTATTCGGGCTGCTCACGGCCGGGAGCGTTGTGGCGGCTTTTTATGCCGAGCTGCTGGTGTTCCCGCTGCTGCTGGCCCGGTTCGACCGGGAGGAATCATCAGAGGCCGTGGAAACCGAGGCGGAGGTAGTTAGGTAG